One region of Syntrophobacter fumaroxidans MPOB genomic DNA includes:
- a CDS encoding DUF3732 domain-containing protein, which translates to MFFQIKEIVLWPKNGSLEPRRLPFEKGKVNVISGGSRTGKSAIIPIIDYCLGSKKCRIPVNTIRNSCEWFGVVVQTGTGEKLFARREPGFQKATGDMFIIEGKEVEVPEKINLKNSGVEAVKASLDELVGLTALDFDTESLGSGFKGRPSFRDLSAFMFQPQNIVANPDVFFYKADTYEHREKLRTIFPYVLDAINPQILAMQHELAQLKKDLRRKQAEYENIKLVSERWLAELHAKISEARELGLIKAVVPEDASREQMIEILAAVAKFSGDEIKVTEQSVNEAIEELRRLEDEERSASFELSELRGRLDEMSALRQSTVTYHGALHIQRDRLKVSEWMLNNLDKEQECPMCGSSSIQVDEKLEWLHKALKEIEKTAGEFEQVPAAFDREFERVGREMRDASERLRGIRIRISALRKTSEQAQKRRYDALQTSRFIGGLEEALQMYSRIGTDSVLWNEISDLREKITARENQISEREIRERTRRALRKVESNAGRILPHLDTERPDDPVSLLINDLTIKIGGVSREDYLWEIGSGSNWLSYHIAVMVGLHQFFLSLRYSPVPSFLILDQPSQVYFPKTLSLKEYDEGKEIALRDEDVVAVRKAFLALSVAVTASKGGFQVIVLDHATENVWGNISNVHLVEEWRDGKKLIPPSWE; encoded by the coding sequence ATGTTTTTTCAAATAAAAGAGATCGTCCTCTGGCCGAAAAATGGAAGCCTGGAGCCTCGTCGCCTGCCGTTCGAGAAGGGCAAAGTAAACGTTATCAGCGGCGGTTCCAGGACTGGAAAATCAGCAATCATACCGATCATAGATTATTGCCTTGGTTCCAAAAAATGCAGGATTCCAGTAAACACTATCCGGAACTCATGCGAATGGTTTGGAGTAGTAGTCCAGACAGGTACCGGCGAGAAACTGTTTGCCAGACGCGAACCTGGGTTTCAAAAAGCGACGGGCGACATGTTCATTATTGAAGGTAAAGAAGTGGAAGTTCCTGAAAAGATTAATCTCAAAAACAGCGGTGTCGAAGCGGTTAAGGCTAGTCTGGATGAACTGGTTGGCTTGACGGCGCTGGATTTTGACACCGAAAGCCTCGGCAGTGGGTTTAAGGGGCGTCCCAGTTTCAGGGACTTGTCGGCGTTTATGTTCCAACCGCAGAACATTGTGGCAAACCCCGATGTGTTTTTTTACAAGGCTGATACCTATGAGCATCGCGAGAAGCTCAGGACTATTTTCCCCTATGTTCTTGATGCGATAAATCCGCAGATCCTGGCAATGCAGCATGAACTTGCCCAACTAAAGAAGGACCTCAGAAGAAAACAGGCCGAGTACGAAAACATCAAGCTGGTTTCCGAGCGATGGTTAGCCGAATTGCACGCCAAGATTTCCGAGGCCAGAGAACTGGGTTTGATTAAAGCGGTGGTTCCCGAGGACGCTTCCCGAGAACAAATGATAGAAATCCTAGCCGCTGTGGCGAAATTCTCCGGAGATGAGATTAAAGTCACTGAGCAAAGCGTGAACGAAGCCATTGAGGAACTGAGGCGACTTGAAGATGAGGAAAGGAGCGCTTCCTTTGAGCTTTCTGAGCTTAGAGGCCGCTTGGACGAGATGTCTGCTCTCAGGCAAAGCACCGTGACCTATCATGGGGCACTCCACATTCAAAGGGACAGACTCAAAGTATCGGAATGGATGCTCAACAACCTTGACAAAGAACAAGAGTGCCCGATGTGTGGCAGTTCCTCTATTCAGGTCGATGAGAAGCTGGAGTGGCTGCATAAAGCGCTTAAAGAGATAGAGAAAACAGCTGGAGAGTTCGAGCAGGTCCCAGCAGCGTTCGACCGAGAATTTGAAAGGGTCGGGAGAGAAATGCGGGACGCCTCTGAAAGACTACGCGGCATCCGGATCAGAATCAGTGCTCTTAGGAAGACTTCTGAGCAGGCTCAAAAGCGGCGTTACGACGCGCTGCAAACGTCTCGGTTCATTGGAGGCCTGGAAGAAGCTCTTCAGATGTATTCGAGAATCGGAACCGATAGTGTATTGTGGAACGAAATCAGTGACCTGCGAGAAAAGATCACCGCTCGCGAGAACCAGATATCGGAACGTGAAATAAGGGAAAGAACTAGGCGGGCTCTGCGAAAGGTCGAATCGAACGCCGGGAGAATTTTGCCACATCTGGATACTGAGAGACCTGACGATCCTGTCAGTTTGTTGATCAATGACCTCACGATCAAAATAGGGGGAGTCTCAAGGGAAGATTATTTATGGGAAATCGGAAGTGGCTCCAACTGGCTCTCATATCACATCGCCGTGATGGTAGGATTGCATCAGTTTTTTTTGTCTCTTAGATACAGCCCTGTTCCTTCCTTTCTTATTTTAGATCAGCCGAGCCAAGTCTATTTTCCTAAGACTCTCTCATTAAAGGAATACGATGAGGGAAAGGAGATTGCTTTACGTGATGAGGACGTCGTCGCAGTACGCAAAGCATTTTTAGCTTTGTCTGTTGCGGTAACAGCGAGCAAAGGAGGATTCCAGGTTATTGTACTCGATCATGCTACAGAAAACGTTTGGGGTAATATCTCAAATGTCCATCTGGTTGAAGAATGGCGTGATGGCAAGAAATTAATTCCTCCGTCTTGGGAATAA
- a CDS encoding three component ABC system middle component, whose amino-acid sequence MLQDMSSLSREVEYVQNPALGGMLVWNFSVGYEENSEIRSAVPLPLLFIVLPIVLHEATFRFVLNTQERSGLRALAAKFSTSRESKSDLILAIHDRALQMRSLTMESLTFAIASNLLMLDMMSGKAIPLSQTPLRAGIPQSIRPMFDGTKKLGSWCSKLSLYEISIILKVGF is encoded by the coding sequence ATGCTCCAAGATATGTCAAGTCTCAGTCGAGAAGTGGAATACGTTCAGAATCCCGCCTTAGGGGGAATGCTGGTATGGAACTTTTCTGTCGGGTATGAAGAGAATAGCGAAATTCGGTCGGCTGTTCCTCTACCCTTGCTATTTATTGTGCTACCAATCGTCTTGCACGAAGCGACTTTCCGGTTTGTGCTGAATACCCAAGAGAGGTCCGGGCTGAGAGCCTTAGCTGCCAAATTCTCCACTTCCAGGGAATCGAAATCAGATTTAATTCTGGCCATACATGATCGAGCCCTTCAAATGCGCAGCTTAACCATGGAATCTCTGACCTTTGCTATTGCGTCCAACCTTTTGATGCTGGACATGATGAGCGGGAAAGCCATACCTTTATCACAAACACCACTTCGAGCCGGCATCCCCCAATCCATAAGACCGATGTTCGATGGGACCAAAAAACTCGGGTCCTGGTGCTCAAAGCTCTCTCTTTATGAAATTTCTATCATTTTGAAGGTAGGATTCTGA
- a CDS encoding ABC-three component system protein, producing the protein MRRKKIERSPTQAPGQYLGYSLQTTRLLARLLDALSEHTISLEVFEDVGAEREDGTRTAEQVKSAIFSNPVSDRAEGLWKTFANWIDAVTAGALELDKTYFEIYVSKVVPAGIAKQFSDAATLEEAVSAFQEAKAILGISKKGSEPLRGISDTLRPYLAKVFEADESVISRIIFRFKLVFGSGSPVSDLAPLLKRTFVPDDMVDDAIRYSLGWVKEKTDKLLEKGVPANILVEEFRKDMISFERAHDNRTILTSYAQEPSRSEIERDLKVRQYVRQLEIIEASYGQKIMAVKDYLLSSADRTLWSAKGLVHRTSFDKFESKLVRTWENLKQQTEIALKDKSAVERGKYLYSDCGNQEVKLEGLEVPPHFTPGSFHALADDLKVGWHPEYEKNL; encoded by the coding sequence ATGCGGAGAAAAAAAATTGAGAGAAGTCCGACTCAGGCACCTGGTCAGTACTTGGGCTACTCACTGCAAACTACTCGCTTGCTGGCAAGGCTATTGGATGCTCTTTCAGAACACACCATTAGCCTCGAGGTCTTTGAAGATGTCGGAGCGGAAAGAGAAGATGGGACCCGAACCGCTGAACAGGTTAAGAGCGCGATCTTCAGCAATCCTGTCTCTGATCGTGCTGAGGGTCTTTGGAAAACCTTTGCCAATTGGATAGATGCGGTAACGGCTGGGGCTTTGGAACTGGACAAGACCTATTTCGAAATTTACGTCTCAAAAGTGGTGCCCGCCGGTATTGCAAAGCAGTTCTCAGATGCAGCCACTTTGGAGGAAGCAGTTTCTGCTTTTCAGGAAGCCAAAGCGATTCTTGGGATTTCGAAGAAGGGATCAGAACCTTTACGCGGGATCAGTGATACCTTACGGCCATACCTGGCTAAGGTTTTTGAGGCTGACGAATCAGTAATAAGTCGGATAATTTTCAGGTTCAAACTTGTCTTCGGCAGCGGAAGTCCTGTATCCGATTTGGCGCCGTTGCTGAAGAGAACTTTTGTGCCAGACGATATGGTCGACGACGCAATCAGGTACTCTCTCGGCTGGGTCAAAGAAAAGACTGACAAATTGCTCGAAAAAGGGGTTCCAGCCAACATATTAGTAGAAGAGTTTAGAAAGGATATGATAAGCTTTGAAAGGGCTCATGATAATCGGACTATTCTGACATCGTATGCGCAAGAGCCGTCTCGGTCAGAAATAGAAAGGGACCTAAAAGTTAGACAATATGTAAGGCAGCTGGAAATAATTGAGGCTAGTTATGGCCAGAAAATAATGGCGGTCAAAGACTATCTGCTTTCATCTGCTGATCGGACTTTATGGAGCGCCAAAGGGTTAGTTCATCGGACCAGTTTCGACAAATTCGAGTCAAAACTGGTAAGAACATGGGAAAACCTGAAGCAACAAACAGAAATTGCCCTAAAAGACAAGAGCGCTGTTGAGAGAGGGAAGTATCTTTACTCGGACTGTGGAAATCAAGAAGTGAAATTGGAAGGGCTAGAAGTTCCACCCCATTTCACACCGGGAAGTTTTCATGCCTTGGCCGATGATCTCAAGGTCGGATGGCATCCGGAATATGAAAAGAATTTGTAA
- a CDS encoding AAA family ATPase, whose protein sequence is MSPIKKILSFAQNRDPWQQDLIRRIYTKSELRKEDTDQALQLLKVCYGILPSEQAPCPECLTESHTAPESPQVPKVTLYSLGEVKFVNRLAENQTLQFAVDGITVVYGDNGSRKSGYCRLLKKLCRVRSGGEEQIFGNAFKSEQTPPAEVTVRFSAGTDAPKKVRWLDGEEPPPELGRFSVFDTRTVPIYADKENKLEFLPHSMDILPKLGALCQSLAGSVDTEIRALEVQLATPLPQFAPRTKIAEIVAKLVSATPTKALPTVTQLRELAQWDQESEQELNRIERTLKTDAQALAARCRQLKAGVEQLKTDLSNAGAVVGDDALRKLIANVKTTKTARAAAALTAKTAFQNEPLSGVGTEPWRLMFGYARKYSEIAYPGLSFPVTGAGKVCVLCQQPLTPDASHRLKRFEAFIKDTAEAQAKKLEQSLTKEIATFSRFTLRPRNEIETFLLGMETIDPASNALEEEIVEFFKAVATRQTAFVKSWQELVGLEALPVLPPSPAPKLSSAIERLNKLLRGYEQSQNPEQRAILEQRKEDLLAGKQLSENIRIILIRLRQLTTLSKLKQCKAACDTTAISKKNSELRRLFITQEFEERLSKEVKEFRLEHLPFKIHERSDRGVSFLGVDLDIVQRLQNKDILSDGEFRALALACFLTEVNTIPHHSGIILDDPVSSLDHVRTRRVAMRLVQEAKRGGQVIIFTHDLVFYYELWMAAAEAQVPLTRHWIRATSEHGFGTILNKEEPWQAKKVNARLQYLEEKKLPLIRNIQDTSGDQYRRAVMDFYSSLRETWERLVEELLFNGVVTRFQTGVMTQSLKGAQVEDEDYRRIYFAMKRASEFSGHDRTRARQVSFPGPDEIKRDLEDLRIYAKGLKARNKSLEESRITLEKPPEGLLVQRG, encoded by the coding sequence ATGTCTCCGATCAAAAAGATTCTCTCTTTTGCACAAAACCGTGATCCCTGGCAACAGGATCTTATTCGAAGAATCTATACAAAGAGTGAGCTTAGGAAGGAGGATACGGATCAGGCCCTCCAATTGTTGAAAGTTTGCTACGGTATTCTTCCTTCCGAGCAGGCGCCATGTCCTGAATGTCTCACTGAATCCCATACTGCACCAGAATCGCCGCAAGTACCCAAGGTGACCTTATACTCTCTCGGGGAAGTTAAGTTCGTTAATCGCTTAGCGGAAAACCAGACGCTCCAGTTCGCAGTTGACGGAATTACTGTCGTCTATGGTGATAATGGGAGCAGGAAGAGTGGGTACTGTCGGTTACTCAAAAAGCTCTGCCGCGTCCGGTCAGGCGGAGAAGAACAGATCTTCGGGAATGCCTTCAAGTCGGAACAAACCCCGCCCGCTGAAGTAACGGTACGCTTTTCGGCAGGAACCGATGCCCCAAAGAAGGTCCGGTGGCTCGATGGAGAAGAACCACCACCGGAACTGGGCCGGTTCTCTGTCTTTGATACCAGGACAGTTCCGATCTATGCCGACAAAGAAAACAAATTAGAGTTTCTGCCGCACAGTATGGATATTTTACCGAAACTCGGGGCGTTGTGTCAGTCACTTGCCGGAAGCGTTGATACAGAGATTAGAGCACTCGAAGTCCAACTTGCCACCCCTTTGCCTCAATTCGCGCCTCGCACCAAGATTGCAGAGATAGTTGCCAAGCTTGTTTCTGCGACACCCACTAAAGCATTGCCCACTGTTACCCAGTTGAGAGAGTTGGCCCAGTGGGACCAGGAATCCGAGCAGGAACTCAATAGGATTGAACGCACGCTAAAAACAGATGCACAGGCCCTCGCCGCCCGGTGTCGTCAACTAAAAGCGGGGGTTGAGCAGCTGAAAACTGACCTAAGCAATGCCGGAGCAGTAGTAGGGGATGATGCCCTTCGAAAACTTATCGCGAATGTTAAGACTACCAAGACAGCTCGGGCGGCAGCTGCTTTAACGGCAAAAACAGCCTTTCAAAACGAGCCGCTGTCCGGTGTTGGTACAGAACCCTGGCGGCTCATGTTTGGGTATGCCCGGAAATATAGTGAAATTGCCTATCCCGGGTTGTCTTTTCCGGTCACTGGTGCCGGTAAGGTCTGCGTCTTATGTCAGCAACCTCTCACACCGGACGCCTCTCATCGTCTTAAACGATTTGAAGCCTTCATAAAGGATACTGCTGAAGCGCAAGCCAAAAAGCTGGAGCAATCTCTGACTAAGGAGATAGCGACCTTTAGTCGGTTTACACTTCGGCCCCGTAATGAGATCGAAACGTTTTTGCTCGGCATGGAGACTATTGATCCCGCCAGCAACGCGCTGGAAGAAGAGATTGTGGAGTTCTTCAAAGCGGTAGCCACTCGCCAAACTGCCTTCGTGAAATCCTGGCAGGAACTAGTGGGGCTTGAAGCACTGCCCGTGCTGCCGCCTTCACCCGCACCAAAGCTTTCCTCTGCGATAGAGCGACTTAATAAATTGCTACGCGGATATGAGCAATCACAAAACCCTGAGCAACGCGCAATTTTGGAGCAGCGCAAGGAAGACCTTTTGGCTGGCAAGCAACTGTCAGAAAATATTAGGATTATTTTGATTCGCCTCCGGCAACTTACAACCCTATCTAAGCTCAAGCAGTGCAAAGCTGCCTGCGACACTACGGCAATTTCCAAAAAGAATTCAGAGTTACGTAGGCTCTTTATTACGCAGGAGTTTGAGGAACGCCTAAGCAAGGAAGTTAAAGAGTTTCGTCTTGAGCACCTACCCTTTAAGATTCACGAAAGAAGTGATCGAGGAGTTAGTTTTCTCGGCGTTGACCTCGATATCGTTCAGCGACTGCAAAACAAGGATATTCTCAGTGATGGAGAATTCAGGGCGCTGGCCCTCGCCTGTTTTCTCACCGAGGTGAACACGATTCCTCATCACAGCGGGATTATCCTCGATGATCCGGTTTCCTCATTGGACCATGTCCGGACTCGTCGGGTAGCGATGCGATTGGTGCAGGAGGCTAAAAGAGGCGGCCAGGTAATCATATTTACCCATGACCTCGTATTTTACTATGAACTTTGGATGGCAGCTGCGGAAGCCCAAGTGCCCCTAACCCGCCATTGGATTCGGGCTACCAGTGAACATGGATTTGGAACTATCCTCAACAAAGAGGAGCCTTGGCAAGCAAAAAAGGTAAACGCTCGCCTTCAATATTTAGAGGAGAAGAAATTACCGCTTATCCGGAATATTCAAGATACCTCGGGAGACCAGTATCGAAGAGCTGTGATGGATTTTTATAGTAGCTTGCGGGAAACATGGGAGCGCCTGGTGGAAGAGCTCCTTTTCAACGGGGTGGTGACTCGGTTCCAAACAGGAGTGATGACGCAGTCTTTGAAGGGGGCTCAGGTAGAGGATGAAGATTATCGACGGATCTATTTTGCGATGAAGAGAGCCTCTGAATTTTCAGGACACGACAGAACCAGAGCCAGGCAGGTTTCTTTCCCCGGTCCCGATGAGATCAAGAGAGATCTGGAAGATCTGAGGATTTACGCAAAGGGGCTTAAGGCCAGAAATAAGTCTCTGGAAGAATCAAGAATTACCCTGGAGAAGCCACCAGAAGGGCTTCTTGTACAGAGAGGCTAA
- a CDS encoding IS1380-like element ISSfu1 family transposase, translating into MTRENTKQKECPLNTVCHKQLSFANLDSRSVVAEFSAGPMTSDGGSLLLREIDRATDLSSSMSRALSDRRDQAKVHHGQEELLRQRLFAIAMGYEDGNDHQSLRFDPGLKTAVGRLPETDPALASQPTLSRFENRVGNCELRRLSDALIDAYVAAHPAPRKVIVLDMDATDDPVHGLQQLSFFHGYYDQYMLHPLLIFDGLTGFPVAAVLRAGNAHASKGAAAILKRIIRRLKHAYPGATILVRADAGFAVPAIYRLLEREKVKYTIGLITNDRLRKRAANLVIKAERQFAKTGAKQRLFGSFYHRAGSWQRSRRVIAKVERLSRGLNTRFVVTNILESAAGIYDGIYTGRGDAENRIKELKVHLKADRLSCTRFQANQFRLLLHTFAFVLFWHLRRSLAGTELAAATVDTLKLKLLKVGARVVQSVRRILFTMPRAYPYQRLFATALQNIRQMPLRC; encoded by the coding sequence TTGACAAGAGAAAACACGAAACAAAAGGAATGTCCGTTGAATACAGTCTGTCATAAACAACTCTCTTTTGCAAACCTTGATTCGCGCTCTGTTGTGGCCGAGTTTTCGGCCGGCCCAATGACCTCGGACGGCGGCTCATTGCTGCTGCGGGAAATCGATCGCGCAACGGATCTTTCTTCCTCCATGAGCCGGGCACTTTCCGACCGTCGCGATCAGGCCAAAGTGCACCATGGCCAGGAGGAACTCTTGCGCCAACGCCTTTTCGCCATTGCGATGGGCTACGAAGACGGCAACGATCATCAATCCCTGCGCTTTGATCCGGGGCTCAAAACCGCCGTTGGCAGGTTGCCCGAAACCGATCCGGCACTGGCTTCCCAACCGACGCTCTCACGTTTCGAAAACCGTGTAGGGAACTGTGAGCTTCGCCGCCTGAGCGACGCCCTGATTGACGCCTATGTGGCCGCACACCCGGCTCCGCGCAAGGTAATCGTGCTCGATATGGACGCAACGGATGATCCCGTTCACGGCTTGCAGCAACTCTCCTTCTTCCACGGCTACTACGATCAGTACATGCTGCATCCGCTGCTGATCTTTGACGGGCTCACCGGTTTTCCGGTAGCCGCGGTGCTGCGCGCGGGCAACGCACACGCGTCCAAAGGAGCGGCGGCAATCTTGAAGCGCATCATCCGCCGCCTCAAACATGCCTATCCGGGCGCCACTATTCTGGTGCGCGCCGATGCAGGCTTTGCCGTACCGGCCATCTACAGGCTCCTTGAGCGCGAGAAGGTCAAATACACGATCGGCCTGATCACCAATGACCGTCTTCGCAAACGTGCCGCCAACCTGGTGATCAAAGCCGAGAGGCAGTTCGCCAAAACCGGAGCGAAGCAAAGACTCTTTGGCAGCTTTTACCATCGAGCCGGATCCTGGCAACGATCACGTCGGGTTATTGCCAAGGTCGAGCGACTCTCCCGGGGCCTCAACACCCGCTTTGTGGTGACCAACATCCTTGAATCCGCCGCAGGGATTTATGACGGCATCTACACCGGCCGGGGCGATGCCGAGAACCGGATCAAGGAGCTCAAGGTTCATCTCAAAGCCGATCGGCTGAGCTGCACCCGGTTCCAGGCCAACCAGTTTCGGCTGCTGCTGCACACCTTCGCCTTCGTTCTGTTTTGGCACCTGCGCCGGAGCCTTGCCGGAACGGAACTGGCTGCCGCCACAGTCGACACCCTCAAGCTCAAACTGCTCAAAGTCGGCGCACGGGTGGTCCAGAGCGTGCGGCGCATCCTCTTTACCATGCCGCGCGCCTATCCCTATCAACGCCTCTTTGCCACCGCACTGCAAAATATTCGGCAAATGCCGCTCCGATGCTGA
- a CDS encoding helicase HerA domain-containing protein, translating to MTESEHNAANSITPFAVTNYRDIRKVFGIKQKNRRAHMYVVGKTGTGKSTLISQMAISDIRDGKGLALIDPHGDLAESILHFVPKERIHDVIYFNPGDLEYPIAFNPLEKVPLDRYHLVVSGLISVFKKIWPEFWGPRLEHIFRHSLLTLMDFPGSTLLDLPRRGNSPGKDAAKGTARRSLALTGTLRASPFNDRPGFLEEGSQK from the coding sequence ATGACTGAATCCGAGCACAATGCTGCCAACTCAATCACCCCCTTCGCTGTCACCAACTACCGGGACATCCGGAAGGTATTCGGCATCAAGCAGAAAAACCGGCGCGCTCACATGTATGTCGTGGGAAAGACCGGTACCGGAAAATCCACTCTGATAAGCCAGATGGCCATCTCAGATATCCGGGACGGAAAGGGACTTGCCCTAATCGACCCTCACGGTGACCTGGCGGAAAGTATCCTCCACTTCGTTCCCAAGGAAAGAATCCATGACGTCATCTATTTCAATCCCGGTGACCTGGAATATCCGATTGCGTTCAATCCACTGGAGAAGGTGCCCCTTGACCGTTATCATCTCGTTGTCTCCGGCCTGATCTCAGTATTCAAAAAAATCTGGCCCGAGTTCTGGGGTCCGCGATTGGAGCATATCTTTCGCCACTCGCTGCTGACCCTCATGGACTTTCCCGGGAGCACCCTTCTGGATCTGCCGAGGAGGGGAAATTCCCCCGGGAAGGACGCGGCAAAGGGGACAGCCCGCCGCTCTTTAGCGCTGACCGGCACCCTGCGTGCAAGCCCGTTCAACGATCGGCCGGGGTTCCTTGAAGAGGGTTCTCAAAAGTGA
- a CDS encoding radical SAM protein: MRKFSDTPLGKFFGFERKGASMLRQGLALVKGNPHIIETSVREVWNNLVGVPLYRRFDPGGSTLPGEITLDLTRRCNLKCAMCTQIRHTAEIPPELSWYDSERELPLSKWIDILDQVTAFRPRLHITGGEPLLYPGFRELIREAKRRRFFTRVTSNGTLLAGMADLLVSLGVEVVSVSLDGPEEVHDRIRGVAGAFRRTTAGAKTLLELRNALGKRIPLLAVICTVSKDSLNTLKETVPLALALGADVLEVHHTFFDSPGNVAKHNRIFSADRARRRGMELILPEVLDFEYYRSRIEAEDLALLQETLSEMRERAKGRLNMVFVPNLPRELIGPYYLDLEYAFPEVCKSLWKSCRIYPDGSVAPCLHVYIGNITEQPLLELWNSPGMRAFRETINEGLFPACARCCSRRFT, encoded by the coding sequence ATGCGCAAGTTTTCGGATACGCCGCTCGGAAAATTCTTCGGCTTCGAGCGGAAAGGCGCTTCCATGCTGCGCCAGGGTTTGGCCCTGGTGAAGGGCAATCCGCACATCATCGAGACATCGGTTCGGGAGGTCTGGAACAATCTCGTCGGAGTGCCGTTATACCGCCGATTCGATCCCGGCGGCAGCACGCTTCCCGGGGAAATCACGCTCGACCTTACGAGACGGTGCAATTTGAAGTGCGCCATGTGCACCCAGATTCGCCACACCGCCGAGATTCCTCCGGAACTGAGCTGGTACGATTCGGAGCGGGAGTTGCCGTTGTCGAAGTGGATCGACATTCTGGACCAGGTGACGGCCTTTCGACCCAGGCTCCATATTACGGGTGGAGAACCGCTTCTCTATCCCGGCTTCAGGGAGCTTATCCGGGAAGCGAAAAGGAGACGTTTCTTCACGCGGGTGACCTCCAACGGGACGCTGCTGGCCGGGATGGCGGATCTCCTCGTGTCCCTGGGCGTGGAAGTGGTTTCCGTCTCCCTTGACGGTCCCGAGGAGGTCCATGACCGGATAAGGGGAGTTGCGGGAGCGTTCCGGCGGACCACGGCCGGAGCGAAGACCCTGCTCGAGCTCCGAAACGCGCTCGGGAAAAGGATACCGCTCCTTGCGGTCATTTGCACCGTCTCCAAAGACAGTCTGAACACATTGAAGGAGACAGTCCCGCTGGCATTGGCTCTCGGAGCCGATGTCCTGGAAGTTCACCACACGTTTTTCGATTCCCCGGGGAACGTTGCGAAGCACAACCGGATCTTTTCCGCGGACCGGGCCCGCAGGAGAGGGATGGAGCTGATTCTGCCGGAGGTTCTCGACTTCGAGTATTATCGGAGCCGGATCGAAGCGGAGGATCTGGCTCTTTTGCAGGAGACTCTGAGCGAGATGCGCGAGCGGGCCAAAGGGCGCCTGAACATGGTTTTTGTGCCCAACCTCCCGAGGGAATTGATCGGCCCTTACTACCTGGACCTGGAATATGCCTTCCCCGAAGTCTGCAAGAGTCTTTGGAAAAGCTGCCGGATCTACCCCGATGGAAGCGTGGCTCCCTGCCTCCATGTCTACATCGGAAACATCACCGAGCAACCTCTACTGGAACTATGGAACAGTCCCGGGATGAGGGCGTTCAGGGAAACGATAAACGAAGGCCTGTTCCCCGCCTGCGCGCGTTGCTGCAGCAGACGTTTCACCTGA
- the aqpZ gene encoding aquaporin Z has protein sequence MRLSNRVLAEFIGTFWLVLGGCGSAVLSAAFPKVGIGLLGVALAFGLTVLTMAYAVGHISGCHLNPAVSVGLFVGRRFPGSDLIPYIVAQVAGGIAGAGVLYLIASGQAGFSLAGGLASNGFGDHSPGGYSLSSALITEIVLTFMFLMIILGSTDGRAPQGFAPIAIGLGLTLIHLIGIPVTNLSVNPARSTGPAVFVGGWAIAQLWVFWVAPIIGAALAGLVYPAVAGKAERE, from the coding sequence ATGCGCCTTTCGAACCGAGTATTGGCGGAGTTTATCGGTACGTTCTGGCTGGTGTTGGGGGGCTGCGGCAGTGCCGTTCTGTCGGCGGCTTTTCCCAAAGTGGGCATTGGACTTTTGGGTGTTGCGCTTGCGTTCGGCTTGACGGTGCTCACGATGGCCTATGCCGTCGGACACATATCCGGGTGTCATTTGAATCCGGCCGTCTCCGTCGGGTTGTTCGTGGGCAGACGTTTCCCCGGTTCGGACCTGATTCCGTACATAGTGGCGCAGGTGGCGGGCGGCATTGCCGGGGCGGGAGTCCTATATCTCATCGCAAGCGGGCAGGCCGGTTTCAGCCTTGCGGGAGGCCTGGCCTCCAACGGCTTCGGAGATCACTCCCCCGGCGGGTATTCACTTTCTTCCGCCCTCATCACTGAAATCGTGCTAACCTTCATGTTTCTGATGATCATTCTGGGCTCCACCGACGGCAGGGCACCCCAGGGGTTTGCGCCCATCGCCATCGGTCTGGGGCTCACGCTGATTCATCTCATCGGTATTCCCGTCACGAACCTGTCGGTGAATCCCGCGCGGAGCACCGGACCGGCTGTGTTCGTGGGAGGATGGGCGATCGCTCAGCTCTGGGTTTTCTGGGTTGCACCCATCATCGGCGCGGCACTGGCCGGTCTCGTCTATCCGGCCGTGGCCGGAAAGGCGGAACGGGAATAG